Proteins encoded in a region of the Neodiprion virginianus isolate iyNeoVirg1 chromosome 2, iyNeoVirg1.1, whole genome shotgun sequence genome:
- the LOC124298605 gene encoding uncharacterized protein LOC124298605 isoform X1 produces MWRVILVSLLAQCLCADQVSYGTSSFLQSSSSLNQQQHQQQWSWQDTGKDLLAAANTEQEEAFHPVTFNAPDAPQQGQQQSDLQNVATNYPQYNSNVQQDSSGVAEALEQQVRLVDTVIDDILVSNRQGRNLEGYDEVYSDPNVKSALQLGNDTVARAYIKEKLCSLGLMNCDNPEGRRPYYSPHRDIQPQEIIYAQPVTIKPVGRPLPAIPVKRPYGPPRPVPVPPSFSSGPPGPIYSGPTGPFNGPPGSFSGPPPSFSGPSYGPPPSFSGPYSGFKKPGPIYDSKPIYEGGASFDGGLEYEDKFIDKKQLVLNQGLGSGVQQHVHHHYHHGEDANNGGKAPTVVVNNPGVVSGTPSSIIGPGPVGNNGFNNYGYGHGGGSYGNGGGFGNSFNEFESFKKEFKIKTPSSGNNLIGSGSSNYADRYPSYEKPRQDPTFSTGNINKGFSSNNYDTGKQFNSGFSNSQYDSSSSSSYNGFGSSNGFGSNGNNFGSNGNGNFGSGNGFGSSNGGIDSGFSSSNYDDCVCVPYEQCPAVDQLGRKDDLYLAIDPRNVGKNIEAETVEAVLTDGNGTMSVVRVPKGVNVTEEAEHTIEENKKALEANAEKTDNNNETKRSKRDVKELAGEEVKKTDAQGRLVVGDLDTSKLNLKPTWGVSFGLPQGGAGYPINPYGGDSLVNPYPGYGGGSQGLNLGLVSVNPLVAVQVTKDEYGDKVVKPFVNLHVTPNHGLVHKLGDLLAYKKQVLLGKPGGHYYPQHYPVGPPIYEKPFGHHYPSHGGGFGAAYPSRPHYQHQSVYKPHYSEGPYGQPGYGQGPGGYYREDNDYDSDYSGEYGDYAEDYYRNLRANDTQKNLGAYNEKLQSSYDSAENDWNPSSSSRAQTVQAQKKGDERGGRVAFPERRKRDVNQVEQLAQERQFGRPPVCGPRHVCCRRQQINPGRPSRNGQCGVRNSQGINGRIKTPAHIDGDSEFGEYPWQVAILKKDPSESVYVCGGTLIGPRHILTAAHCIKTHAGRDLRARLGEWDVNHDVEFFPYIERDIVSVIVHPEFYAGTLYNDLAILKLDHDIDFERNPHISPACLPNRHDDFTGTRCWTTGWGKNAFGDFGKYQNILKEVDVPVLSNAVCENQMRRTRLGYSFNLHPGFICAGGEEGKDACKGDGGGPMVCERQGHWQLAGVVSWGIGCGQAGVPGVYTRVSHYLDWIRQITGQF; encoded by the exons ATGTGGCGAGTGATACTGGTGAGCCTGCTGGCGCAGTGCTTGTGTGCTGATCAAGTTTCATACGGGACGTCATCGTTTCTCCAAAGTTCCTCATCTTTAAACCAACAACAACACCAACAGCAATGGTCGTGGCAAGATACGGGTAAAGACCTGCTTGCAGCAGCGAATACAGAACAGGAGGAGGCCTTTCACCCAGTGACCTTCAACGCACCCGATGCCCCCCAGCAAGGACAACAGCAGAGTGATCTGCAGAACGTCGCTACGAACTATCCACAGTATAACTCCAATGTACAGCAAGATAGTAGCGGTGTGGCTGAGGCTCTTGAACAGCAGGTTCGATTG GTAGACACTGTCATTGATGATATTCTCGTATCGAATCGACAGGGTCGCAATCTGGAAGGTTACGACGAAGTATACTCAGATCCAAACGTAAAGAGCGCTCTTCAACTTGGGAATGATACCGTAGCACGCGCCTACATCAAGGAAAAGCTGTGCTCGCTTGGCCTCATGAAC TGTGACAATCCCGAAGGAAGACGCCCATATTACTCACCCCACAGAGACATTCAGCCACAGGAAATCATTTACGCACAACCTGTCACCATTAAACCAGTTGGAAGGCCTCTTCCCGCAATTCCAGTAAAACGTCCGTACGGACCACCAAGGCCAGTGCCTGTTCCTCCGAGCTTTAGTTCTGGCCCTCCGGGACCGATATACTCTGGACCAACCGGGCCTTTCAATGGACCACCTGGATCCTTCTCTGGACCACCGCCGTCATTCTCAGGACCGAGCTATGGACCTCCACCCAGTTTTAGCGGCCCATACTCAGGCTTCAAGAAGCCGGGACCAATCTATGACTCCAAACCCATCTACGAGGGTGGAGCTTCATTCGACGGGGGGCTTGAATACGAAGACAAGTTCATCGACAAGAAGCAGCTCGTCCTTAATCAGGGCTTAGGGTCTGGAGTGCAGCAACATGTCCATCACCATTACCACCATGGTGAAGATGCGAACAACGGAGGCAAAGCTCCAACTGTTGTGGTCAACAACCCTGGCGTAGTGTCTGGGACTCCCAGTTCCATCATTGGACCTGGTCCCGTTGGTAATAACGGATTCAACAATTACGGATACGGACACGGGGGTGGAAGTTACGGTAATGGCGGGGGATTCGGCAACTCCTTTAACGAGTtcgaaagtttcaaaaaagaGTTTAAAATCAAGACTCCGTCCTCCGGCAACAACCTGATCGGCTCTGGAAGCAGCAATTACGCGGACAGATACCCGAGCTACGAAAAGCCGCGACAAGATCCTACCTTCAGCACTGGCAACATTAATAAGGGATTCTCATCCAACAATTACGATACCGGTAAACAGTTCAATTCCGGATTTAGCAACAGTCAATATGACTCCAGTTCGTCGTCGTCGTACAACGGCTTCGGGTCCAGCAACGGTTTCGGGTCAAATGGCAACAACTTTGGGTCTAACGGTAACGGGAACTTCGGATCCGGAAACGGTTTTGGGTCATCAAACGGTGGAATCGACAGCGGTTTTTCGTCTTCCAATTACGACGATTGCGTTTGTGTGCCGTACGAGCAGTGCCCGGCCGTTGATCAGCTCGGACGAAAGGATGACCTCTACCTGGCCATAGACCCCAGGAATGTTGGTAAAAATATCGAGGCAGAAACCGTTGAGGCCGTTCTAACCGACGGAAATGGTACAATGAGCGTTGTTCGAGTACCTAAGGGCGTAAACGTCACGGAAGAGGCTGAGCACACGATAGAAGAGAACAAGAAAGCGTTGGAAGCAAATGCCGAGAAGACTGACAATAACAATGAAACGAAGAGGTCCAAGAGAGACGTTAAGGAGCTCGCGGGCGAGGAAGTCAAGAAAACCGACGCACAAGGG CGGCTGGTCGTTGGCGACCTGGACACCTCGAAATTGAACCTGAAGCCAACCTGGGGCGTCAGTTTTGGACTGCCACAAGGAGGAGCCGGCTACCCAATAAACCCCTACGGCGGAGATTCGCTAGTAAATCCCTACCCGGGTTACGGGGGCGGAAGTCAGGGTCTAAACCTCGGGCTGGTCTCAGTGAATCCCTTAGTTGCAGTTCAAGTGACGAAAGACGAGTACGGTGATAAGGTAGTCAAGCCGTTCGTCAACCTCCACGTCACCCCGAATCACGGACTAGTCCACAAGCTCGGCGACCTTCTCGCCTACAAGAAACAAGTCCTCCTCGGTAAACCAGGTGGCCATTATTACCCCCAGCATTACCCGGTAGGGCCCCCTATTTACGAAAAGCCATTCGGTCACCACTACCCGAGTCACGGGGGCGGCTTCGGTGCGGCTTATCCCAGTAGGCCACACTACCAACATCAATCCGTGTACAAGCCCCATTATTCCGAGGGTCCTTATGGTCAGCCCGGCTATGGCCAAGGCCCTGGTGGATATTACCGTGAAGACAACGACTACGACAGCGATTACTCCGGTGAATACGGTGATTATGCCGAGGACTACTACAGGAATTTGAGAGCAAACGATACTCAGAAGAACCTCGGGGCTTACAATGAGAAATTGCAGAGCAGTTACGATAGCGCAGAGAATGACTGGAACCCGTCATCGTCGTCGAGAGCGCAGACTGTTCAGGCTCAAAAGAAAGGGGACGAACGCGGGGGCCGGGTAGCTTTCCCGGAAAGGCGAAAACGCGATGTTAACCAAGTCGAACAACTGGCTCAGGAG aGACAATTTGGACGTCCTCCAGTCTGCGGACCGCGTCACGTGTGCTGTCGCCGGCAACAGATAAACCCTGGAAGGCCTAGTCGGAATGGACAATGTGGAGTCCGCAACAGCCAGGGTATAAATGGTCGTATAAAGACCCCAGCCCACATTGATGGAGACTCTGAATTCG GCGAGTATCCTTGGCAAGTAGCAATCCTCAAGAAAGACCCTAGCGAGAGCGTCTACGTCTGCGGTGGTACCCTGATCGGTCCCCGTCACATACTGACTGCGGCTCATTGCATAAAAACTCACGCCGGACGAGACCTCAGGGCACGTCTTGGAGAATGGGACGTGAATCAtgacgttgaatttttcccGTACATCGAACGCGACATAGTCAGTGTCATAGTGCATCCAGAATTCTACGCCGGTACCCTGTACAATGACCTCGCAATCCTGAAGCTCGACCATGATATCGATTTTGAAAGGAATCCGCACATCAGTCCGGCCTGCCTCCCGAACAGACACGACGACTTTACTGGCACCAG GTGCTGGACCACGGGATGGGGAAAAAACGCCTTTGGCGACTTTGGAAAGTATCAGAACATCCTGAAGGAAGTCGACGTTCCAGTGCTCAGCAACGCGGTCTGCGAGAACCAGATGCGAAGGACCAGATTAGGGTACAGCTTCAATTTGCATCCAGGTTTCATATGTGCTGGAGGTGAGGAAGGAAAGGACGCCTGCAAGGGTGACGGCGGTGGCCCGATGGTCTGCGAACGTCAAGGTCACTGGCAGTTGGCTGGTGTCGTATCCTGGGGAATTGGATGCGGTCAGGCAGGAGTCCCCGGGGTTTACACGAGAGTATCGCACTATCTCGACTGGATCCGACAGATTACGGGCCAGTTTTAA
- the LOC124298605 gene encoding uncharacterized protein LOC124298605 isoform X2: MWRVILVSLLAQCLCADQVSYGTSSFLQSSSSLNQQQHQQQWSWQDTGKDLLAAANTEQEEAFHPVTFNAPDAPQQGQQQSDLQNVATNYPQYNSNVQQDSSGVAEALEQQVRLGRNLEGYDEVYSDPNVKSALQLGNDTVARAYIKEKLCSLGLMNCDNPEGRRPYYSPHRDIQPQEIIYAQPVTIKPVGRPLPAIPVKRPYGPPRPVPVPPSFSSGPPGPIYSGPTGPFNGPPGSFSGPPPSFSGPSYGPPPSFSGPYSGFKKPGPIYDSKPIYEGGASFDGGLEYEDKFIDKKQLVLNQGLGSGVQQHVHHHYHHGEDANNGGKAPTVVVNNPGVVSGTPSSIIGPGPVGNNGFNNYGYGHGGGSYGNGGGFGNSFNEFESFKKEFKIKTPSSGNNLIGSGSSNYADRYPSYEKPRQDPTFSTGNINKGFSSNNYDTGKQFNSGFSNSQYDSSSSSSYNGFGSSNGFGSNGNNFGSNGNGNFGSGNGFGSSNGGIDSGFSSSNYDDCVCVPYEQCPAVDQLGRKDDLYLAIDPRNVGKNIEAETVEAVLTDGNGTMSVVRVPKGVNVTEEAEHTIEENKKALEANAEKTDNNNETKRSKRDVKELAGEEVKKTDAQGRLVVGDLDTSKLNLKPTWGVSFGLPQGGAGYPINPYGGDSLVNPYPGYGGGSQGLNLGLVSVNPLVAVQVTKDEYGDKVVKPFVNLHVTPNHGLVHKLGDLLAYKKQVLLGKPGGHYYPQHYPVGPPIYEKPFGHHYPSHGGGFGAAYPSRPHYQHQSVYKPHYSEGPYGQPGYGQGPGGYYREDNDYDSDYSGEYGDYAEDYYRNLRANDTQKNLGAYNEKLQSSYDSAENDWNPSSSSRAQTVQAQKKGDERGGRVAFPERRKRDVNQVEQLAQERQFGRPPVCGPRHVCCRRQQINPGRPSRNGQCGVRNSQGINGRIKTPAHIDGDSEFGEYPWQVAILKKDPSESVYVCGGTLIGPRHILTAAHCIKTHAGRDLRARLGEWDVNHDVEFFPYIERDIVSVIVHPEFYAGTLYNDLAILKLDHDIDFERNPHISPACLPNRHDDFTGTRCWTTGWGKNAFGDFGKYQNILKEVDVPVLSNAVCENQMRRTRLGYSFNLHPGFICAGGEEGKDACKGDGGGPMVCERQGHWQLAGVVSWGIGCGQAGVPGVYTRVSHYLDWIRQITGQF, encoded by the exons ATGTGGCGAGTGATACTGGTGAGCCTGCTGGCGCAGTGCTTGTGTGCTGATCAAGTTTCATACGGGACGTCATCGTTTCTCCAAAGTTCCTCATCTTTAAACCAACAACAACACCAACAGCAATGGTCGTGGCAAGATACGGGTAAAGACCTGCTTGCAGCAGCGAATACAGAACAGGAGGAGGCCTTTCACCCAGTGACCTTCAACGCACCCGATGCCCCCCAGCAAGGACAACAGCAGAGTGATCTGCAGAACGTCGCTACGAACTATCCACAGTATAACTCCAATGTACAGCAAGATAGTAGCGGTGTGGCTGAGGCTCTTGAACAGCAGGTTCGATTG GGTCGCAATCTGGAAGGTTACGACGAAGTATACTCAGATCCAAACGTAAAGAGCGCTCTTCAACTTGGGAATGATACCGTAGCACGCGCCTACATCAAGGAAAAGCTGTGCTCGCTTGGCCTCATGAAC TGTGACAATCCCGAAGGAAGACGCCCATATTACTCACCCCACAGAGACATTCAGCCACAGGAAATCATTTACGCACAACCTGTCACCATTAAACCAGTTGGAAGGCCTCTTCCCGCAATTCCAGTAAAACGTCCGTACGGACCACCAAGGCCAGTGCCTGTTCCTCCGAGCTTTAGTTCTGGCCCTCCGGGACCGATATACTCTGGACCAACCGGGCCTTTCAATGGACCACCTGGATCCTTCTCTGGACCACCGCCGTCATTCTCAGGACCGAGCTATGGACCTCCACCCAGTTTTAGCGGCCCATACTCAGGCTTCAAGAAGCCGGGACCAATCTATGACTCCAAACCCATCTACGAGGGTGGAGCTTCATTCGACGGGGGGCTTGAATACGAAGACAAGTTCATCGACAAGAAGCAGCTCGTCCTTAATCAGGGCTTAGGGTCTGGAGTGCAGCAACATGTCCATCACCATTACCACCATGGTGAAGATGCGAACAACGGAGGCAAAGCTCCAACTGTTGTGGTCAACAACCCTGGCGTAGTGTCTGGGACTCCCAGTTCCATCATTGGACCTGGTCCCGTTGGTAATAACGGATTCAACAATTACGGATACGGACACGGGGGTGGAAGTTACGGTAATGGCGGGGGATTCGGCAACTCCTTTAACGAGTtcgaaagtttcaaaaaagaGTTTAAAATCAAGACTCCGTCCTCCGGCAACAACCTGATCGGCTCTGGAAGCAGCAATTACGCGGACAGATACCCGAGCTACGAAAAGCCGCGACAAGATCCTACCTTCAGCACTGGCAACATTAATAAGGGATTCTCATCCAACAATTACGATACCGGTAAACAGTTCAATTCCGGATTTAGCAACAGTCAATATGACTCCAGTTCGTCGTCGTCGTACAACGGCTTCGGGTCCAGCAACGGTTTCGGGTCAAATGGCAACAACTTTGGGTCTAACGGTAACGGGAACTTCGGATCCGGAAACGGTTTTGGGTCATCAAACGGTGGAATCGACAGCGGTTTTTCGTCTTCCAATTACGACGATTGCGTTTGTGTGCCGTACGAGCAGTGCCCGGCCGTTGATCAGCTCGGACGAAAGGATGACCTCTACCTGGCCATAGACCCCAGGAATGTTGGTAAAAATATCGAGGCAGAAACCGTTGAGGCCGTTCTAACCGACGGAAATGGTACAATGAGCGTTGTTCGAGTACCTAAGGGCGTAAACGTCACGGAAGAGGCTGAGCACACGATAGAAGAGAACAAGAAAGCGTTGGAAGCAAATGCCGAGAAGACTGACAATAACAATGAAACGAAGAGGTCCAAGAGAGACGTTAAGGAGCTCGCGGGCGAGGAAGTCAAGAAAACCGACGCACAAGGG CGGCTGGTCGTTGGCGACCTGGACACCTCGAAATTGAACCTGAAGCCAACCTGGGGCGTCAGTTTTGGACTGCCACAAGGAGGAGCCGGCTACCCAATAAACCCCTACGGCGGAGATTCGCTAGTAAATCCCTACCCGGGTTACGGGGGCGGAAGTCAGGGTCTAAACCTCGGGCTGGTCTCAGTGAATCCCTTAGTTGCAGTTCAAGTGACGAAAGACGAGTACGGTGATAAGGTAGTCAAGCCGTTCGTCAACCTCCACGTCACCCCGAATCACGGACTAGTCCACAAGCTCGGCGACCTTCTCGCCTACAAGAAACAAGTCCTCCTCGGTAAACCAGGTGGCCATTATTACCCCCAGCATTACCCGGTAGGGCCCCCTATTTACGAAAAGCCATTCGGTCACCACTACCCGAGTCACGGGGGCGGCTTCGGTGCGGCTTATCCCAGTAGGCCACACTACCAACATCAATCCGTGTACAAGCCCCATTATTCCGAGGGTCCTTATGGTCAGCCCGGCTATGGCCAAGGCCCTGGTGGATATTACCGTGAAGACAACGACTACGACAGCGATTACTCCGGTGAATACGGTGATTATGCCGAGGACTACTACAGGAATTTGAGAGCAAACGATACTCAGAAGAACCTCGGGGCTTACAATGAGAAATTGCAGAGCAGTTACGATAGCGCAGAGAATGACTGGAACCCGTCATCGTCGTCGAGAGCGCAGACTGTTCAGGCTCAAAAGAAAGGGGACGAACGCGGGGGCCGGGTAGCTTTCCCGGAAAGGCGAAAACGCGATGTTAACCAAGTCGAACAACTGGCTCAGGAG aGACAATTTGGACGTCCTCCAGTCTGCGGACCGCGTCACGTGTGCTGTCGCCGGCAACAGATAAACCCTGGAAGGCCTAGTCGGAATGGACAATGTGGAGTCCGCAACAGCCAGGGTATAAATGGTCGTATAAAGACCCCAGCCCACATTGATGGAGACTCTGAATTCG GCGAGTATCCTTGGCAAGTAGCAATCCTCAAGAAAGACCCTAGCGAGAGCGTCTACGTCTGCGGTGGTACCCTGATCGGTCCCCGTCACATACTGACTGCGGCTCATTGCATAAAAACTCACGCCGGACGAGACCTCAGGGCACGTCTTGGAGAATGGGACGTGAATCAtgacgttgaatttttcccGTACATCGAACGCGACATAGTCAGTGTCATAGTGCATCCAGAATTCTACGCCGGTACCCTGTACAATGACCTCGCAATCCTGAAGCTCGACCATGATATCGATTTTGAAAGGAATCCGCACATCAGTCCGGCCTGCCTCCCGAACAGACACGACGACTTTACTGGCACCAG GTGCTGGACCACGGGATGGGGAAAAAACGCCTTTGGCGACTTTGGAAAGTATCAGAACATCCTGAAGGAAGTCGACGTTCCAGTGCTCAGCAACGCGGTCTGCGAGAACCAGATGCGAAGGACCAGATTAGGGTACAGCTTCAATTTGCATCCAGGTTTCATATGTGCTGGAGGTGAGGAAGGAAAGGACGCCTGCAAGGGTGACGGCGGTGGCCCGATGGTCTGCGAACGTCAAGGTCACTGGCAGTTGGCTGGTGTCGTATCCTGGGGAATTGGATGCGGTCAGGCAGGAGTCCCCGGGGTTTACACGAGAGTATCGCACTATCTCGACTGGATCCGACAGATTACGGGCCAGTTTTAA
- the LOC124298581 gene encoding uncharacterized protein LOC124298581, whose amino-acid sequence MYRVRDFTEERSRTLYVRLPHTIRNTKEVHALFEGDAKVKVPRQSSRSCHVIFPTVEEKIKALKHVKKKTVDGKRVIAFNPKTKPMENKPSRKKIKVPQPKPPLIPEITQTLFVSNINAKTKVEDLKIAFPGCTSVGMLALNSSGLRSAFVKMDSLESARQYLKKQKDWPLVHGNTLFLRADNRASKTGKRGTRGKKLSIHDKDGKQNENKFENLDQTNKSNNKLKQNIKPELNSVSESE is encoded by the exons ATGTACAGAGTCAGAGACTTTACAGAGGAGCGTTCCAGGACGTTGTACGTCCGTCTTCCGCACACGATCCGCAACACAAAAGAAGTGCATGCTCTTTTCGAAGGGGATGCAAAAGTCAAGGTACCAAGACAGTCGTCAAGATCGTGTCACGTGATATTTCCAACCGTAGAAGAGAAGATAAAAGCCTTGAAGCATGTCAAGAAAAAGACAGTAGATGGTAAACGCGTTATCGCCTTCAATCCTAAGACAAAACCAATGGAAAATAAACCCAGCAGGAAGAAGATTAAAGTTCCACAGCCCAAGCCGCCGCTTATACCCGAAATAACGCAGAC CTTGTTTGTGTCCAACATAAATGCTAAGACGAAAGTAGAAGACCTGAAGATAGCATTTCCGGGTTGCACATCTGTTGGTATGCTGGCATTGAATTCAAGTGGTCTCAG GTCTGCGTTCGTTAAAATGGATAGCTTAGAGTCTGCTAggcaatatttgaaaaagcAGAAGGATTGGCCACTTGTTCATGGCAATACACTATTCCTCCGTGCTGACAATAGAGCGTCAAAGACGGGAAAACGGGGGACTAGAGGCAAGAAGCTTAGTATCCACGACAAAGATGgcaaacaaaatgaaaataaatttgaaaatcttgacCAAACGAACAAaagcaacaataaattgaaacagaaTATCAAGCCTGAACTTAATTCTGTTTCTGAATCGGAATAG